In one Sesamum indicum cultivar Zhongzhi No. 13 linkage group LG12, S_indicum_v1.0, whole genome shotgun sequence genomic region, the following are encoded:
- the LOC105174974 gene encoding E3 ubiquitin-protein ligase UPL1 — translation MKLKRRRALEVPPKIKAFINNVTATPLENIEEPLKSFSWEFDKGDFHHWVDLFNHFDTFFEKFIKPRKDLQLEENFLEADPPFPRDAVLQILRVIRVILENCTNKHFYSSYEHHLSSLLASTYPDVVEACLQTLAAFLKKSIGKYIIRDASLNSRLFSFAQGWGGKEEGLGLISCALRNDSDSVALELGSTLHFEFYAVNEPTLMEQSTQGLQIIHMPDVNATKESDLELLNKLVVEYKVPQNLRFSLLTRLRFARAFSSLEARQQYTCIRLYAFIVLVQACSDTDDLVSFFNTEPEFINELVTMLSHEDAVPEKIRILCLLSLVALCQDRSRQPTVLTAVTSGGHRGILSSLMQKAIGSVVNNSSKWAVVFAEALLSLVTVLVSSSSGCSAMREAGFIPTLLPLLKDTDPQHLHLVSTAVHVLEAFMDYSNPAAALFRDLGGLDDTISRLMVEVSHVENGSKQQSTSVDVDSSECGGSQVVGDTSAELDSLQPLYSEALVSYHRRLLMKALLRAISLGTYAPGTTARMYGTEESLLPHCLCIIFKRAKDFGGGVFSLAATVMSDLIHKDPTCFSVLEAAGLPSAFMDAIMDGVLCSAEAITCIPQCLDALCLNNNGLQAVKERNALRCFVKVFTSKLYLRALAADTSGSLSSGLDELMRHASSLRGPGVDMLIEILTKIAKIGSGLESASLPTDSPSCSQPVPMETESEHRDVTTMDDRDSCRPGSSEQSTDVVPDASSMNVESFLPDCISNAARLLETILQNSDTCRIFVEKKGIECVLQLFTLPLMPLSVSLGQSIAVAFKNFSPQHSASLARAVCSFLREHLKSTEELLTSVRGSQLAQVEFSKRVKVLRCLSTLDGILSLSNSLLKGTTTIVSELGSADADVLKDLGKVYREILWQVSLCCELKVEEKRTVDVEPESADTGPSNVAGRESDDDANIPSVRYMNPVSIRSSSHSQWGLERDFISVVRSTEGFSRRSRHSLARLRGGRTGRHLEAFQIDPEAGASGAENPPHGMKKKSPEVLVLDNLNKLASTMRSFFTALVKGFTSPNRRRTETGSLSSASKTIGTALAKVFLEALGFSGHSNSTGADISLSVKCRYLGKVVDDMMALTFDSRRRTCYTAMINNFYVHGTFKELLTTFEATSQLLWTVPYTISTSGVDNERSGEGSKLSHISWLLDTLQSHCRELEYFVNSGLLLSSTSASQAQLLVQPVAVGLSIGLFPVPRDPETFVRMLQSQVLDVILPVWNHPMFPNCSPGFITSIISLITHVYNGASDVKQNRNGLSGTANQRFMPPPPDEATIATIVEMGFSRARAEEALRRVETNSVEMAMEWLFSHAEDPVQEDDELARALALSLGSSTETPKVEGADKPADVLSEEGQAKPPPSDNILAVAMKLFQSSDSMAFPLTDLLGTLCSRNKGEDRSKVISYLVQQLKLCPLDFSKDSCALGMISHTVALLLSEDGSTREIAAQNGVVLIAIDILMNFMARTEASKELLVPKCISALLLILDNLVQPRPKISSDADEGTVPGSLSGSSGKQISPEAIEEKSISADVEKDDSAKAGSAFEKILGKPTGYLTMEEGRKVLVIACDLIRRHVPPMIMQAALQLCARLTKSHALAVQFLESGGLVALFGLPRSCFFPGYDTLASAIVRHLLEDPQTLQTAMELEIRQTLSGSRHGGRISARTFLTSMAPVISRDPGVFMRAVAAVCQLESSGGRCIIMLSKDKDKEKEKLKASGIETGVSTNECIRITESKAHDGSIKYSKVHKKVSANLTQVIDYLLEIVSTYPSHSGEDDCSGHPSAMEVDEPTNKMKGKSKVDETIKIGSDSLSEKSAALAKVTFVLKLLSDILLMYVHVVGVILRRDLEMCQLRGSSHFECPGQGGIVHHVLHRLLPLSIDKSAGPDEWRDKLSEKASWFLVVLAGRSSEGRRRVVNELVKALSSFINVEGDSSISSLLPDKKVLAFVDLVYSILSKNSSSNNLPGSGCSPDIAKSMIDGGIVHCLSGILQVIDLDHPDAPKVVNLILKSLESLTRAANASEQVFRADTLHKKKVNGSGGRPDAQLVGTAASQESQSTDNRNSQNGLTGNSGSEAQPPDISQNDDDHNENQNQSAEQEMRIEEDPTTDSPVDLGVDYMREDMEESGAVPNTEQIEMGFHVENRVDDDMNEEEDDMGDDGEDDDDGEDEDEDIAEDGTGLMSLADTDVEDHDDAGLGDEYNDDMVDEEDDDFHENRVIEVRWREALDGLDHLQVLGQPGTGGGLIDVSAEAFEGVNVDDFFGIRRSFGFERRRQANRTSYERSVTEGNGLQHPLLLRPSNSGGLVSIWSSAGNSSRDSEGLSAGNLDVAHFYMFDAPVLPYDNAPSNLFGDRLGGSVPTQLGDFSVGLESLRGSGRRGLGDGRWTDDGQPQGGGHAAAIAQAVEEQFISQLSNNVTAERLSQNPGLVGRQEGDPILAIDNQLALGVDNSDVQLNDYQNINNDQQDNQLAEVQSQEVNTEVGGQQLGEGQQAMEDVPCEIDNNSMGTRDGNAIDSQLLETASGSVAQDGEPFDSTSDGLGNSCTPYEGDGCDISLEPDNQSSCHAHLVSESDMLGPGTHHASSVPESGDVDMSIAEVERDQTGSQFPLSEINLEEPSPQQNSLAGQEAGQTDESGLNNEAPNANGIDPTFLEALPEDLRAEVLASQQARSAPAPTYAPPTVEDIDPEFLAALPPDIQAEVLAQQRAQRIAQQSEGQPVDMDNASIIATFPAELREEVLLTSSEALLSALPSPLLAEAQMLRDRAMSHYHARSLFGSSQRLNSRGNRLGFDRQTVMDRGVGVTIGRTASSIAENLKLKELEGEPLLDANGLKALIRLLRLAQPLGKGLLQRLLLNLCSHNDTRAILVQLLLDMIKPETLGIAGGLTSMNTQRLYGCQSDVVYGRSQLCDGVPPLVVRRVLEILTYLSTNHSGVASLLFHFEGSNITELAYVNHSEGKDERGKNKIIGEQHHILSGNLQSKDVPLILLLRLLSQPLFLRSIAHLEQVMGLLQVVVYAAASKIDIHSKTEETAPNAETPSGNENTSNIQKEPHVLGVESTQLDQSTHTLNSKSDGQRSLGAYDIFLLLPQSDLHNLCALLGHEGLSDKVYTLAGDVLRKLASVAATQRKFFILELSELAQRLSSSAVNELITLRDTHMLGLSAGSMAGAAVLRVLQILSSLTSIGSDTDKYRVDDEEQEEHATMWKLNVALEPLWKELSECIGKMESELSQSSNSSVVSTISIGDQIQGSSSASPPLPPGTQRLLPFIEGFFVLCEKLQANSSTLQQDNNNVTAREVKESAGLSVPSSIKGVDSYRRLDGSVTFVRFAEKHRRLLNAFVRQNPGLLEKSLSMLLKAPRLIDFDNKRAYFRSRIRQQHDQHLSGPLRISVRRAYILEDSYNQLRMRPSQDLKGRLNVHFQGEEGIDAGGLTREWYQLLSRVIFDKGALLFTTVGNNATFQPNPNSVYQTEHLSYFRFVGRVVAKALFDGQLLDVYFTRSFYKHILGVKVTYHDIEAVDPDYYKNLKWMLENDVSEIPDLTFSMDADEEKHILYEKTEVTDYELKPGGRNIRVTEETKHEYVDLVADHILTNAIRPQITSFLEGFNELVPRELISIFNDKELELLISGLPEIDLGDLKANTEYTGYTAASNVVQWFWEVVEGFNKEDMARFLQFVTGTSKVPLEGFKALQGISGPQKFQIHKAYGAPERLPSAHTCFNQLDLPEYPSKEQLQGRLLLAIHEASEGFGFG, via the exons CATCACTTATCATCTCTGCTTGCTTCCACCTATCCGGATGTTGTTGAGGCTTGCCTACAGACTTTGGCTGcttttttgaagaaatccATCGGAAAATACATTATAAGAGATGCTTCTCTGAATTCaagattattttcttttgctcaGGGTTGGGGGGGTAAAGAAGaaggtcttggattgatttcaTGTGCTTTGCGAAATGATTCTGACTCAGTTGCCCTTGAGTTGGGTAGCACTctgcattttgaattttatgctGTGAATGAACCCACTTTAATGGAACAGTCAACACAGGGTTTACAAATTATACATATGCCTGATGTGAATGCAACAAAAGAATCTGATCTTGAACTTCTGAATAAGTTAGTAGTAGAATATAAAGTGCCCCAGAATTTGAGATTTTCCCTTTTGACAAGACTGCGGTTTGCTAGGGCTTTTAGCTCCCTGGAGGCACGGCAGCAGTATACATGTATCCGCCTGTATGCTTTTATAGTTCTTGTTCAGGCATGTAGTGATACTGATGACCTGGTTTCTTTCTTCAACACCGAGCCAGAGTTCATTAATGAGTTGGTTACTATGTTGAGCCATGAAGATGCAGTTCCTGAGAAAATTCGAATTCTCTGTCTTCTTTCCTTGGTTGCCCTTTGTCAAGATAGGTCTCGTCAGCCTACCGTGTTGACTGCTGTAACATCTGGAGGGCACCGTGGTATTCTATCTAGCCTTATGCAGAAAGCTATTGGCTCTGTTGTCAATAATTCGTCGAAGTGGGCTGTTGTTTTCGCAGAGGCTCTGTTATCTCTTGTTACTGTTTTGGTGTCATCATCATCAGGTTGCTCAGCCATGCGTGAAGCAGGATTTATCCCTACTCTTCTGCCTCTGCTGAAAGACACAGATCCTCAACACTTGCATTTGGTTAGCACAGCTGTACATGTGCTGGAAGCCTTTATGGATTACAGCAATCCAGCAGCTGCTCTTTTCCGAGATTTGGGTGGTTTAGATGATACTATATCACGCCTAATGGTAGAAGTGTCTCATGTTGAAAATGGTTCAAAGCAGCAGAGTACTTCTGTTGACGTTGACAGTTCGGAGTGTGGTGGTTCTCAAGTAGTTGGAGATACTTCTGCTGAGCTTGATAGTCTGCAGCCTCTTTATTCTGAAGCATTGGTTTCATATCACCGAAGGTTATTGATGAAAGCCTTGCTGCGCGCCATCTCACTGGGAACTTATGCTCCTGGCACAACAGCTCGAATGTATGGCACCGAAGAAAGCTTGTTGCCACATTGCTTgtgtataatatttaaaagggCGAAAGATTTTGGCGGGGGTGTCTTCTCGCTTGCAGCTACTGTGATGAGTGATCTAATTCACAAAGATCCTACCTGCTTCTCTGTTCTAGAAGCAGCAGGTCTTCCTTCTGCTTTTATGGATGCTATAATGGATGGGGTTCTTTGCTCAGCAGAGGCTATTACTTGCATACCTCAGTGTCTTGATGCATTGTGTTTGAACAACAATGGTCTTCAAGCTGTCAAGGAACGCAATGCTCTGAGATGCTTTGTAAAAGTTTTTACCTCCAAACTTTACCTGCGAGCCCTTGCAGCTGATACTTCAGGTTCCTTGTCCAGCGGCCTGGATGAACTAATGCGCCATGCTTCCTCATTGCGTGGACCAGGAGTTGACATGCTGATTGAAATActgactaaaattgcaaaaattggaTCTGGGCTTGAATCAGCTTCTCTGCCCACAGATTCTCCTAGCTGCTCTCAACCTGTTCCCATGGAAACTGAATCTGAACATAGAGATGTGACCACGATGGATGATAGGGATTCATGCAGACCTGGAAGCAGCGAGCAATCGACTGATGTAGTACCCGATGCTTCATCAATGAATGTGGAATCCTTTTTGCCTGATTGTATAAGCAATGCTGCCCGTCTCCTTGAAACAATTCTTCAGAATTCTGATACTTGCCGAATTTTTGTTGAGAAGAAGGGAATTGAGTGTGTCCTGCAATTATTCACTTTGCCTCTTATGCCTCTCTCAGTTTCTCTTGGTCAAAGCATAGCTGTTGCCTTTAAGAACTTCTCCCCCCAACATTCTGCCTCACTTGCTCGTGCAGTATGTTCTTTCCTGAGAGAACATTTGAAGTCTACAGAGGAACTTTTGACTTCGGTTAGGGGATCCCAACTCGCTCAGGTGGAATTTTCTAAGAGAGTAAAGGTCTTGAGGTGTCTCTCTACTTTGGACGGCATCCTGTCTCTGTCGAATTCTTTGTTAAAAGGGACCACGACAATCGTCTCTGAACTGGGTTCTGCTGATGCAGATGTGTTAAAGGATCTTGGGAAAGTTTATAGGGAAATTCTGTGGCAAGTATCCTTGTGCTGTGAGTTGAAGGTGGAGGAGAAGCGAACTGTTGATGTGGAGCCTGAAAGTGCAGATACAGGTCCATCTAATGTGGCTGGAAGGGAAAGTGACGACGATGCTAATATTCCTTCTGTGAGATACATGAATCCTGTCTCAATCAGAAGTAGTTCTCATTCTCAATGGGGGCTTGAACGTGACTTTATATCTGTGGTTCGTTCAACTGAAGGTTTCAGTCGACGCAGTCGACATAGTTTGGCTCGCCTGCGTGGTGGCAGGACTGGAAGGCATTTGGAAGCTTTCCAAATTGATCCTGAAGCTGGGGCAAGTGGTGCCGAGAATCCTCCCCATggaatgaagaagaaaagtcCTGAAGTACTGGTCTTGGATAACCTTAATAAGCTTGCTTCAACCATGCGCTCTTTCTTCACAGCACTAGTGAAAGGTTTTACTTCTCCAAATCGTCGAAGGACTGAAACTGGATCCTTAAGTTCAGCTTCAAAGACTATTGGAACTGCTCTTGCAAAAGTTTTCCTGGAAGCTCTGGGTTTCTCAGGGCACTCCAATTCCACTGGAGCTGATATATCGCTGTCAGTCAAGTGTCGTTATCTTGGGAAGGTTGTGGATGACATGATGGCTCTTACGTTTGACAGTAGGCGGCGCACTTGTTACACTGCAATGATTAATAACTTCTACGTCCATGGAACCTTCAAAGAGCTTCTTACAACATTTGAAGCAACAAGTCAGTTGTTGTGGACTGTTCCTTACACTATTTCCACATCAGGTGTTGATAACGAAAGGAGTGGTGAGGGGAGCAAACTGTCTCACATTTCATGGTTGCTTGATACACTACAGAGTCATTGTCGTGAACTCGAGTATTTTGTGAACTCTGGGTTACTGCTATCATCAACGTCGGCATCTCAGGCTCAGCTACTTGTTCAACCTGTTGCAGTAGGTTTGTCCATTGGGCTGTTCCCTGTTCCTAGAGACCCGGAGACATTTGTCCGCATGCTTCAGTCACAAGTTCTGGATGTTATACTTCCTGTCTGGAACCATCCAATGTTTCCTAATTGTAGTCCTGGTTTTATCACTTCAATCATTTCACTAATTACTCATGTATACAATGGCGCTAGTGATGTGAAACAGAATCGCAATGGATTATCTGGGACTGCGAACCAACGCTTCATGCCTCCTCCTCCTGATGAAGCAACCATTGCTACAATTGTTGAGATGGGTTTTTCAAGAGCAAGAGCTGAGGAGGCATTGAGAAGAGTGGAAACAAATAGTGTTGAGATGGCAATGGAATGGTTATTCAGTCATGCTGAAGATCCTGTGCAGGAGGATGATGAGCTGGCTCGTGCACTGGCTTTATCTCTAGGAAGTTCAACAGAAACACCTAAAGTTGAGGGTGCTGACAAGCCTGCTGATGTCCTTTCGGAAGAGGGTCAAGCAAAGCCACCTCCTTCTGATAACATCCTTGCTGTGGCGATGAAATTGTTTCAGAGTAGTGACTCGATGGCTTTCCCGCTGACAGATTTGCTTGGGACTCTTTGCAGCAGGAACAAAGGGGAAGACCGCTCAAAAGTAATTTCTTATCTTGTTCAGCAGCTGAAGCTTTGCCCTCTTGACTTTTCCAAGGATAGCTGTGCATTGGGTATGATCTCGCATACTGTAGCATTGCTTCTTTCTGAAGATGGAAGTACCCGAGAAATTGCTGCACAAAATGGGGTTGTCTTGATTGCAATTGAtatcttgatgaattttaTGGCCAGGACGGAGGCTTCAAAAGAGCTCCTTGTCCCTAAATGCATCAGTGCTTTACTTCTTATCTTGGATAATTTGGTGCAGCCCAGGCCCAAGATATCTTCTGATGCTGATGAGGGAACAGTACCGGGGTCTTTATCTGGCTCGTCAGGAAAGCAAATATCACCCGAGGCAATAGAGGAAAAGTCAATATCAGCTGATGTAGAGAAGGATGACTCTGCTAAGGCTGGTTctgcatttgaaaaaattcttgGAAAACCAACAGGTTATTTGACGATGGAGGAGGGTCGTAAGGTACTGGTAATTGCTTGTGACTTGATTAGAAGACATGTACCCCCTATGATTATGCAGGCTGCTCTTCAGTTATGTGCTCGCTTGACAAAATCGCATGCTCTGGCTGTGCAATTCCTTGAAAGTGGTGGTCTGGTTGCCCTTTTTGGCCTTCCAAGAAGTTGCTTCTTTCCTGGTTATGATACCTTAGCATCTGCTATTGTTCGACATCTTCTTGAAGATCCTCAGACTCTGCAAACAGCTATGGAGCTAGAGATACGGCAAACTCTGAGTGGAAGCAGGCATGGTGGACGTATATCAGCAAGAACATTTTTGACATCAATGGCACCTGTTATATCCAGAGATCCAGGGGTCTTCATGAGGGCAGTAGCTGCTGTATGTCAGTTGGAGTCATCAGGAGGCAGGTGCATTATCATGCTATCTAAAGATAAAGacaaagagaaagagaagttAAAAGCATCTGGCATTGAGACTGGAGTATCTACTAACGAATGTATACGAATAACTGAAAGTAAGGCACATGATGGATCTATTAAGTACTCCAAAGTCCACAAAAAGGTTTCAGCTAATCTTACTCAAGTAATAGATTATCTTCTTGAAATTGTATCCACATATCCTTCACACAGTGGAGAAGATGATTGCTCAGGCCATCCAAGTGCTATGGAAGTAGATGAACCAACTAACAAAATGAAGGGTAAATCAAAGGTTGATGAAACAATAAAGATAGGATCAGACAGTCTGTCAGAGAAATCTGCAGCCCTAGCTAAGGTTACATTTGTTCTGAAGTTATTGAGTGACATTCTACTTATGTATGTTCATGTTGTTGGAGTAATCTTGAGACGAGATCTGGAAATGTGTCAACTGCGTGGGTCAAGTCATTTTGAATGTCCTGGACAGGGGGGCATAGTTCATCATGTTTTGCATCGACTTCTTCCCCTCTCAATAGATAAATCTGCTGGCCCTGATGAATGGAGAGACAAGCTCTCTGAAAAAGCTTCATGGTTTTTGGTTGTATTGGCTGGCCGCTCTAGTGAAGGAAGGAGAAGGGTGGTGAATGAACTTGTCAAAGCCTTATCTTCATTTATCAATGTTGAAGGCGATTCATCAATTAGCAGTTTGTTACCTGATAAGAAGGTCCTTGCTTTTGTCGATTTGGTATATTCCATTTTATCAAAGAATTCTTCGTCCAACAACTTACCTGGTTCTGGGTGTTCACCTGACATTGCCAAAAGCATGATAGATGGAGGAATTGTGCATTGCCTCTCTGGCATTCTTCAGGTAATTGACTTGGACCATCCTGATGCCCCCAAAGTTGTAAACCTCATACTTAAGTCGTTGGAAAGCTTGACTAGAGCAGCCAATGCTAGTGAACAAGTTTTCAGAGCTGATACActgcacaagaaaaaagtaaatggTTCAGGTGGAAGGCCTGATGCACAGCTTGTTGGCACTGCTGCTTCTCAAGAATCACAATCTACTGATAACAGAAACAGTCAAAATGGGCTTACCGGCAATTCTGGCTCAGAAGCGCAGCCCCCAGATATCTCTCAGAATGATGATGATCataatgaaaatcaaaatcagtCTGCGGAGCAAGAGATGAGGATTGAGGAGGATCCAACTACTGATTCACCTGTGGATCTTGGGGTGGATTATATGCGTGAAGATATGGAAGAAAGTGGTGCTGTACCCAATACAGAACAAATTGAAATGGGTTTTCATGTAGAAAATAGAGTAGATGATGATATGaatgaagaagaggatgacATGGGTGATGATGgggaggatgatgatgatggggaGGATGAGGATGAAGATATAGCTGAAGATGGCACTGGTCTGATGTCCTTGGCTGATACAGATGTGGAGGACCATGATGATGCTGGCCTGGGAGATGAATATAATGATGATATGGTTGATGAAGAGGATGATGATTTCCATGAAAACCGTGTTATTGAGGTAAGGTGGAGAGAAGCCCTTGATGGATTAGATCATTTGCAAGTACTTGGACAACCTGGAACAGGGGGAGGGCTAATTGATGTCTCTGCTGAAGCCTTTGAAGGGGTGAATGTTGATGACTTCTTTGGAATTCGTAGATCTTTTGGCTTTGAGCGTCGTCGTCAGGCTAACAGGACTTCCTATGAGCGCTCGGTTACAGAAGGGAATGGTCTTCAACATCCTCTCCTTTTGAGGCCGTCAAACTCTGGCGGTTTAGTTTCAATATGGTCCTCTGCTGGGAATTCATCCCGGGATTCAGAAGGCCTTTCTGCTGGTAACCTTGATGTAGCccatttttatatgtttgatGCTCCTGTTCTTCCTTATGACAATGCACCATCTAATCTATTTGGTGATCGGCTGGGTGGTTCTGTACCAACCCAACTAGGTGATTTTTCTGTTGGTTTAGAGTCATTGCGTGGATCAGGTCGAAGAGGACTAGGTGATGGCCGGTGGACTGATGATGGCCAACCCCAAGGTGGTGGTCATGCTGCTGCAATTGCTCAGGCAGTTGAAGAGCAGTTCATTTCTCAATTAAGTAATAATGTTACTGCTGAAAGGCTTTCTCAGAACCCAGGATTGGTGGGAAGACAGGAAGGAGATCCCATTTTGGCAATCGATAATCAACTGGCATTAGGGGTTGATAATTCTGATGTTCAACTAAACGACTATcagaatattaataatgatCAGCAAGATAATCAACTAGCTGAAGTTCAGTCTCAGGAAGTAAATACAGAGGTAGGTGGTCAACAATTAGGTGAAGGCCAACAAGCAATGGAAGATGTGCCATGTGAGATTGATAATAATAGCATGGGAACTAGGGATGGAAATGCTATTGACAGTCAGCTTTTGGAGACAGCTTCAGGATCCGTTGCTCAGGATGGTGAGCCTTTCGACAGCACTTCAGATGGTCTTGGAAATTCTTGCACCCCTTATGAAGGGGATGGCTGTGATATATCCTTAGAGCCGGATAATCAGTCTAGTTGTCATGCTCATTTGGTCTCTGAATCTGATATGCTAGGTCCCGGTACTCATCATGCTTCTTCAGTTCCAGAAAGTGGTGATGTTGATATGAGTATTGCTGAAGTGGAAAGAGATCAGACTGGCTCACAATTTCCGCTTTCTGAGATCAATCTAGAGGAGCCATCACCACAACAAAATAGTCTGGCTGGTCAAGAAGCAGGCCAAACAGATGAAAGTGGTTTGAACAATGAGGCTCCTAATGCAAATGGTATAGACCCAACATTTTTGGAGGCGCTTCCAGAAGATCTTCGTGCAGAGGTTCTTGCTTCACAGCAAGCTCGCTCTGCTCCAGCTCCTACTTATGCACCTCCTACAGTTGAGGACATTGATCCTGAGTTTTTGGCTGCTCTTCCTCCTGATATTCAAGCTGAGGTTCTTGCTCAACAACGAGCACAAAGAATTGCGCAGCAATCAGAAGGACAACCAGTTGACATGGACAATGCTTCAATCATTGCCACTTTTCCCGCTGAACTGCGTGAAGAG GTGCTTTTGACTTCTTCGGAGGCGCTATTATCAGCATTGCCATCTCCTTTACTTGCTGAAGCACAAATGCTCAGAGACAGAGCAATGAGTCATTATCATGCTCGCAGCTTGTTTGGAAGTAGCCAGAGACTCAATAGCCGGGGAAATAGATTGGGTTTTGACAGGCAGACAGTGATGGACAGGGGTGTCGGAGTCACTATTGGGCGGACGGCTTCTTCTATTGCTGAGAATTTGAAGTTGAAAGAACTTGAAGGAGAACCACTTTTGGACGCTAATGGCTTGAAAGCATTAATCCGTCTATTACGACTGGCACAG CCTCTCGGGAAAGGTCTATTGCAGAGACTTCTGTTGAACTTGTGCTCTCACAATGATACAAGAGCAATTCTAGTTCAACTGCTGCTTGATATGATCAAGCCTGAGACTCTAGGCATAGCTGGTGGACTTACTTCAATGAATACACAGAGGCTTTACGGATGTCAATCTGATGTTGTTTATGGCCGATCTCAATTGTGTGATG GTGTTCCTCCACTAGTTGTGCGACGGGTACTCGAGATTTTGACCTATTTGTCCACAAACCATTCGGGTGTTGCCAGTCTTCTGTTTCACTTTGAGGGCTCAAATATTACTGAATTAGCTTATGTAAACCATTCAGAAGGCAAGGATGAAAGGGGCAAGAATAAAATCATTGGGGAACAGCATCATATCCTTTCTGGAAACTTACAGAGCAAGGATGTTCCATTGATATTGCTTCTTAGACTTCTGAGTCAACCACTTTTCTTAAGGAGTATTGCGCATCTTGAGCAG GTCATGGGTTTGCTGCAAGTAGTTGTGTATGCTGCAGCATCCAAGATAGATATCCATTCTAAAACTGAAGAAACAGCACCTAATGCTGAAACACCTTCTGGCAATGAAAATACCAGCAATATTCAGAAAGAGCCTCATGTATTGGGAGTAGAATCCACTCAACTTGACCAAAGCACCCATACTTTGAACTCCAAATCAGATGGTCAGAGAAGCTTAGGGGCTTATGATATCTTCTTACTACTGCCGCAATCAGATTTGCATAATCTCTGTGCTCTTCTTGGGCATGAAGG GCTTTCGGACAAAGTTTACACATTGGCTGGTGATGTGCTAAGGAAGTTGGCCTCTGTCGCTGCTACGCAAcgcaaatttttcattttggagCTTTCAGAGTTAGCCCAAAGGTTGAGCAGCTCAGCTGTCAATGAACTTATAACACTTAGGGATACACACATGCTTGGACTGAGTGCTGGATCGATGGCTGGTGCTGCTGTTCTTCGAGTTCTGCAGATTCTGAGCTCGCTTACTTCCATTGGCAGTGACACTGATAAGTATAGAGTGGATGATGAGGAACAGGAAGAGCATGCTACCATGTGGAAGTTAAATGTTGCATTGGAGCCACTATGGAAAGAACTAAGTGAATGCATTGGTAAAATGGAATCTGAGTTGAGTCAAAGCTCAAACTCTTCAGTTGTCTCAACCATTAGCATTGGGGATCAGATACAGGGTTCTTCTTCGGCATCTCCTCCTCTTCCCCCTGGAACTCAGAGACTTCTGCCTTTCATTGAGGgcttttttgttctttgtgAAAAACTACAGGCTAACAGTTCGACATTGCAGCAAGATAATAACAATGTGACAGCAAGAGAAGTGAAAGAGTCTGCTGGACTTTCAGTTCCATCGTCTATTAAGGGTGTAGATTCTTACAGAAGACTTGATGGGTCTGTCACATTTGTCAGATTTGCTGAAAAGCACCGTCGTCTTCTGAATGCTTTTGTAAGGCAGAATCCTGGTCTATTGGAAAAATCACTCTCAATGCTGCTGAAAGCTCCTCGGCTGATTGATTTTGACAACAAAAGGGCTTATTTCCGTTCCAGGATTCGGCAGCAGCATGACCAACACCTCTCAGGTCCACTACGCATTAGTGTTAGGCGTGCATACATTTTGGAGGATTCATATAACCAGCTTCGCATGCGACCAAGTCAAGACCTTAAGGGACGGCTGAATGTGCATTTTCAAGGTGAAGAGGGTATTGATGCTGGTGGTTTGACAAGAGAATGGTATCAATTATTGTCAAGGGTCATATTTGACAAAGGAGCTTTGCTTTTCACCACTGTCGGAAACAATGCAACTTTTCAGCCAAATCCTAATTCTGTATATCAAACTGAACATCTTTCTTATTTCAGATTTGTAGGCCGTGTG GTTGCCAAGGCATTGTTTGATGGACAGTTGCTTGATGTCTACTTTACTCGCTCCTTTTACAAACACATCCTGGGTGTAAAGGTCACTTATCATGACATAGAGGCTGTTGATCCTGATTactacaaaaatttgaaatggatGCTGGAG AATGATGTAAGCGAGATACCAGATCTGACATTTAGCATGGATGCGGATGAAGAAAAACACATACTTTATGAGAAGACAGAG GTTACTGACTATGAGCTCAAACCGGGAGGAAGAAATATAAGAGTGACGGAGGAAACAAAGCATGAATATGTAGACCTCGTTGCGGATCACATTTTGACAAATGCTATCCGGCCTCAAATAACTTCATTCCTTGAAGGTTTTAATGAATTAGTACCGCGGGaacttatttctatttttaatgataaagaGCTGGAATTATTGATCAGTGGTCTGCCGGAAATTGATT TGGGTGATCTTAAAGCAAACACCGAGTATACTGGTTATACTGCAGCATCCAATGTTGTTCAGTGGTTTTGGGAGGTTGTTGAAGGATTCAACAAGGAAGATATGGCAAGATTCCTCCAATTTGTAACAGGAACCTCAAAG GTTCCTTTAGAAGGTTTTAAGGCACTGCAAGGCATATCTGGTCCACAGAAGTTTCAGATTCACAAAGCATATGGAGCTCCTGAGAGACTTCCATCAGCGCATACTtg CTTTAACCAACTGGACCTTCCGGAGTATCCTTCTAAGGAACAGCTTCAGGGTCGTTTGTTACTGGCAATCCACGAAGCTAGTGAAGGATTTGGATTTGGTTGA